A region of the Acidobacteriota bacterium genome:
GAACCTCCCCCCCGCCCGCCTTCGCCTCCGCCAACTGATCGGCCATCCGGTTGACGGCGTCGATGAGTACGACGGGAGCCAGGCGCGCCTTCGCCCTCGCGTCGTTGAGCGCGCCGAGCGTCATCGTTCGGATTTCGGCGCCGGACTTCCGCGCGACACTCTTGATGAAGTCCATCGTGACAAAGTACGTCCCTCGGCTCCCGAGCGAGACCCCGATGCCGACCGAGTCGAACGCCGGGTTGAGCATGTTCTCCCGATGAGCGGGACTGTCCATGAATGACTGGTGGATGAGCCGGGTCAGGAAGGTGTTGCCTCGGCCCACGTTCTCGCCGCTCTCGACAGAACTGACTCCAGCGTCGGTCAGTCGTTGCTGGTAGGACTTCCCCGTCTCCGATTCGTGTGAGAGGACATCGCGTCTGGCCATCTCCGCGCTATGCTTCCGGGCCAACTCAACCAGTTCGGGCGACATGCGGACGGCCCGGAGACTTTTCGCGGCGCGCTCCGCGTTGAGTGCCTGATGGAGATCCTTCTCCATCTCAGTGGTGGACGGAACGGTGATTTGCTGCTCCTGGCGAACGGCAACATCACGGCTCGGCGCACCGGACGGGCCGACCGACCATGCGGCCGTCAGGACGAGGCTGCAGA
Encoded here:
- a CDS encoding CAP domain-containing protein, which encodes MSTRLAVCSLVLTAAWSVGPSGAPSRDVAVRQEQQITVPSTTEMEKDLHQALNAERAAKSLRAVRMSPELVELARKHSAEMARRDVLSHESETGKSYQQRLTDAGVSSVESGENVGRGNTFLTRLIHQSFMDSPAHRENMLNPAFDSVGIGVSLGSRGTYFVTMDFIKSVARKSGAEIRTMTLGALNDARAKARLAPVVLIDAVNRMADQLAEAKAGGGEVPEVPLIGKRSTAFFVTGVDLDGLVTSVRDLEVEGFGRGGVGSTFSRSRQYPGGAYVVCIILVWDGS